The Pleuronectes platessa chromosome 10, fPlePla1.1, whole genome shotgun sequence genome contains a region encoding:
- the LOC128449239 gene encoding carcinoembryonic antigen-related cell adhesion molecule 1-like translates to MKYSLLWSATLVLLSSGLCHGAGFVTVDVLRGITGGSVTFTTSVKPTAEPFLALTWGFNGTTNVITSTTVDVVGQGYENRVEVDKSTGSLVLRHLTEKDSGEYELMIIPNGGEQIQGTAKLEVLTPVSKPTMACPTGNLIEAKTSVKLACDANGLVSREWMKDGKPVAPGGRFSFHEGNRVLSISPVDRLDTGGFLCNVSNDISFETTNCSLKVFYGPDRPIIDQTPIGAELEDRVTLRCSADSLPKATYYWRFKHMLIYGPVHFIHEMEERHLGKYTCTAQNTVTGLETSEVHKLHGT, encoded by the exons ATGAAATACTCACTTCTCTGGTCAGCCACACTTGTGCTTCTGTCCTCAG GTCTCTGCCATGGAGCCGGTTTCGTCACTGTTGACGTCCTTCGTGGGATAACAGGAGGGAGTGTGACCTTCACAACATCTGTGAAACCGACCGCAGAGCCGTTCCTGGCACTGACCTGGGGCTTCAACGGCACCACCAATGTGATCACTTCCACCACTGTGGACGTCGTGGGACAAGGCTACGAGAACCGGGTTGAAGTGGATAAATCCACTGGATCTCTGGTGCTGAGACATCTGACAGAGAAGGACAGCGGAGAATACGAGTTGATGATCATCCCAAATGGAGGAGAGCAGATTCAAGGAACTGCCAAGCTGGAAGTATTGA CCCCAGTGTCAAAACCCACCATGGCCTGTCCCACAGGGAACCTAATAGAGGCTAAAACCTCTGTGAAACTAGCCTGTGATGCCAACGGCTTGGTGAGCAGAGAGTGGATGAAAGATGGAAAACCTGTTGCTCCTGGAGGCAGATTCAGTTTTCACGAGGGCAACAGAGTGTTGTCCATCAGCCCAGTGGACCGGCTGGATACTGGAGGGTTTCTCTGTAACGTCAGCAATGATATCAGTTTTGAAACAACCAATTGCAGTCTCAAAGTCTTCT ATGGACCTGACAGACCGATAATCGATCAGACGCCAATcggagcagagctggaggatAGGGTCACTCTGAGGTGCTCTGCTGACTCGCTGCCAAAGGCGACTTACTACTGGAGATTCAAACACATGCTGATATACGGGCCTGTGCACTTCATCCACGAGATGGAAGAGAGGCACCTGGGGAAGTACACCTGCACCGCCCAAAACACTGTCACTGGTCTGGAAACCTCTGAGGTCCACAAACTGCATGGTACTTaa